The Tamandua tetradactyla isolate mTamTet1 chromosome 5, mTamTet1.pri, whole genome shotgun sequence genome window below encodes:
- the PLA2G7 gene encoding platelet-activating factor acetylhydrolase isoform X3 — translation MAVASLSQTGIPRGTGYYSVGCTDLMFGYTDESTFLRLYYPTQDDDHFDTLWIPNEEYFFGLSKFLGTNWIFSKLLRLLFGSVLTPAKWDSPLRTGEKYPLIVFSHGLGAFRTIYSAIGIDLASHGFIVAAVEHRDGSAAGTYYFKDQSDAEIGNKSWLYLKQEAPDRNFQVHKRAKECSQALNLILDMDHGKPAKNILDLKFDVKQLKDSIDRNKIAIIGHSFGGATVIQALSEDWRFRCGIALDAWMLPLGDEVYTRIPQPLFFINSEQFQHFQNMTKIGYFYLPGKVRKMITIRGAVHQNFVDFTFVTGKIVGYIFTIKGTIDSYGAIDLSNKASLAFLQKHLGLQKDFDQWDYLIEGEDKNLIPGINTDTTNRTLQNSTGIRK, via the exons ATGGCTGTGGCAAGCTTGAGCCAAACTGGAATCCCCAGAGGAACAGGATATTATTCCGTGGGTTGTACAGACTTGATGTTTGGTTACACTGATGAG AGCACCTTTTTGCGTTTGTATTATCCAACCCAAGATGATGACCACTTTGACACTCTTTGGATCCCAAACGAAGAATACTTTTTTGGTCTTAGTAAATTTCTTGGAACAAATTGGATTTTTAGCAAATTGTTGCGTTTACTTTTTG GTTCAGTGTTAACTCCTGCAAAGTGGGATTCTCCTTTGAGAACTGGTGAAAAATATCCACTGATTGTTTTTTCTCATGGTCTTGGAGCATTCAG gacaatttattCTGCCATTGGCATTGATCTGGCATCTCATGGGTTTATAGTTGCTGCTGTAGAACACAG AGATGGATCAGCAGCTGGAACTTACTATTTCAAAGACCAATCTGATGCAGAAATAGGGAACAAGTCTTGGCTGTATCTAAAGCAAGAAGCACCTGACCGAAATTTTCAG GTACATAAAAGAGCAAAAGAGTGCTCTcaagctctcaatttgattcttgACATGGATCATGGAAAGCCAGCAAAGAATATATTAGATTTAAAATTTGATGTGAAACAACTGAAG GACTCCATtgatagaaataaaatagcaataattgGCCATTCTTTTGGAGGAGCAACAGTTATTCAGGCTCTTAGTGAAGACTGGAGATTCAG GTGTGGTATTGCCCTGGATGCATGGATGCTTCCACTCGGTGATGAAGTATATACCAGAATTCCTCAACCCCTCTTTTTTATCAACTCTGAACAATTCCAGCATTTtcaaaatatgacaaaaataggATATTTCTACTTACCTGGTAAAGTAAGGAAAATGATTACAATTAG GGGTGCAGTCCACCAGAATTTTGTTGACTTCACTTTTGTAACTGGCAAAATAGTTGGATACATATTCACCATAAAAGGAACTATAGATTCATATGGAGCTATTGATCTTAGCAACAAAGCTTCATTAGCATTCTTACAAAAGCATTTAG gacttcagaaagaCTTTGATCAGTGGGACTATTTGATTGAAGGGGAAGATAAAAATCTTATTCCAGGTATCAACACTGACACAACCAACAGGACTCTACAAAACTCTACAGGAATAAGGAAATAG
- the PLA2G7 gene encoding platelet-activating factor acetylhydrolase isoform X1 — protein MVPSTLHRLFCLCTCLTLVQPFDWQDLNPIASVNASAWVNEIPSLMAVASLSQTGIPRGTGYYSVGCTDLMFGYTDESTFLRLYYPTQDDDHFDTLWIPNEEYFFGLSKFLGTNWIFSKLLRLLFGSVLTPAKWDSPLRTGEKYPLIVFSHGLGAFRTIYSAIGIDLASHGFIVAAVEHRDGSAAGTYYFKDQSDAEIGNKSWLYLKQEAPDRNFQVHKRAKECSQALNLILDMDHGKPAKNILDLKFDVKQLKDSIDRNKIAIIGHSFGGATVIQALSEDWRFRCGIALDAWMLPLGDEVYTRIPQPLFFINSEQFQHFQNMTKIGYFYLPGKVRKMITIRGAVHQNFVDFTFVTGKIVGYIFTIKGTIDSYGAIDLSNKASLAFLQKHLGLQKDFDQWDYLIEGEDKNLIPGINTDTTNRTLQNSTGIRK, from the exons ATGGTGCCATCCACATTGCataggcttttctgcctctgcaCCTGCCTCACACTGGTTCAGCCTTTTGACTGGCAAGACCTAAATCCCATTGCCTCTGTTAACGCATCAG CCTGGGTCAACGAAATACCATCTCTGATGGCTGTGGCAAGCTTGAGCCAAACTGGAATCCCCAGAGGAACAGGATATTATTCCGTGGGTTGTACAGACTTGATGTTTGGTTACACTGATGAG AGCACCTTTTTGCGTTTGTATTATCCAACCCAAGATGATGACCACTTTGACACTCTTTGGATCCCAAACGAAGAATACTTTTTTGGTCTTAGTAAATTTCTTGGAACAAATTGGATTTTTAGCAAATTGTTGCGTTTACTTTTTG GTTCAGTGTTAACTCCTGCAAAGTGGGATTCTCCTTTGAGAACTGGTGAAAAATATCCACTGATTGTTTTTTCTCATGGTCTTGGAGCATTCAG gacaatttattCTGCCATTGGCATTGATCTGGCATCTCATGGGTTTATAGTTGCTGCTGTAGAACACAG AGATGGATCAGCAGCTGGAACTTACTATTTCAAAGACCAATCTGATGCAGAAATAGGGAACAAGTCTTGGCTGTATCTAAAGCAAGAAGCACCTGACCGAAATTTTCAG GTACATAAAAGAGCAAAAGAGTGCTCTcaagctctcaatttgattcttgACATGGATCATGGAAAGCCAGCAAAGAATATATTAGATTTAAAATTTGATGTGAAACAACTGAAG GACTCCATtgatagaaataaaatagcaataattgGCCATTCTTTTGGAGGAGCAACAGTTATTCAGGCTCTTAGTGAAGACTGGAGATTCAG GTGTGGTATTGCCCTGGATGCATGGATGCTTCCACTCGGTGATGAAGTATATACCAGAATTCCTCAACCCCTCTTTTTTATCAACTCTGAACAATTCCAGCATTTtcaaaatatgacaaaaataggATATTTCTACTTACCTGGTAAAGTAAGGAAAATGATTACAATTAG GGGTGCAGTCCACCAGAATTTTGTTGACTTCACTTTTGTAACTGGCAAAATAGTTGGATACATATTCACCATAAAAGGAACTATAGATTCATATGGAGCTATTGATCTTAGCAACAAAGCTTCATTAGCATTCTTACAAAAGCATTTAG gacttcagaaagaCTTTGATCAGTGGGACTATTTGATTGAAGGGGAAGATAAAAATCTTATTCCAGGTATCAACACTGACACAACCAACAGGACTCTACAAAACTCTACAGGAATAAGGAAATAG
- the PLA2G7 gene encoding platelet-activating factor acetylhydrolase isoform X2, which yields MLGLSGAPVHTREGNIPEEKTWVNEIPSLMAVASLSQTGIPRGTGYYSVGCTDLMFGYTDESTFLRLYYPTQDDDHFDTLWIPNEEYFFGLSKFLGTNWIFSKLLRLLFGSVLTPAKWDSPLRTGEKYPLIVFSHGLGAFRTIYSAIGIDLASHGFIVAAVEHRDGSAAGTYYFKDQSDAEIGNKSWLYLKQEAPDRNFQVHKRAKECSQALNLILDMDHGKPAKNILDLKFDVKQLKDSIDRNKIAIIGHSFGGATVIQALSEDWRFRCGIALDAWMLPLGDEVYTRIPQPLFFINSEQFQHFQNMTKIGYFYLPGKVRKMITIRGAVHQNFVDFTFVTGKIVGYIFTIKGTIDSYGAIDLSNKASLAFLQKHLGLQKDFDQWDYLIEGEDKNLIPGINTDTTNRTLQNSTGIRK from the exons ATGTTg GGCCTGTCAGGAGCGCCAGTTCACACCAGGGAAGGAAACATTCCGGAAGAAAAAA CCTGGGTCAACGAAATACCATCTCTGATGGCTGTGGCAAGCTTGAGCCAAACTGGAATCCCCAGAGGAACAGGATATTATTCCGTGGGTTGTACAGACTTGATGTTTGGTTACACTGATGAG AGCACCTTTTTGCGTTTGTATTATCCAACCCAAGATGATGACCACTTTGACACTCTTTGGATCCCAAACGAAGAATACTTTTTTGGTCTTAGTAAATTTCTTGGAACAAATTGGATTTTTAGCAAATTGTTGCGTTTACTTTTTG GTTCAGTGTTAACTCCTGCAAAGTGGGATTCTCCTTTGAGAACTGGTGAAAAATATCCACTGATTGTTTTTTCTCATGGTCTTGGAGCATTCAG gacaatttattCTGCCATTGGCATTGATCTGGCATCTCATGGGTTTATAGTTGCTGCTGTAGAACACAG AGATGGATCAGCAGCTGGAACTTACTATTTCAAAGACCAATCTGATGCAGAAATAGGGAACAAGTCTTGGCTGTATCTAAAGCAAGAAGCACCTGACCGAAATTTTCAG GTACATAAAAGAGCAAAAGAGTGCTCTcaagctctcaatttgattcttgACATGGATCATGGAAAGCCAGCAAAGAATATATTAGATTTAAAATTTGATGTGAAACAACTGAAG GACTCCATtgatagaaataaaatagcaataattgGCCATTCTTTTGGAGGAGCAACAGTTATTCAGGCTCTTAGTGAAGACTGGAGATTCAG GTGTGGTATTGCCCTGGATGCATGGATGCTTCCACTCGGTGATGAAGTATATACCAGAATTCCTCAACCCCTCTTTTTTATCAACTCTGAACAATTCCAGCATTTtcaaaatatgacaaaaataggATATTTCTACTTACCTGGTAAAGTAAGGAAAATGATTACAATTAG GGGTGCAGTCCACCAGAATTTTGTTGACTTCACTTTTGTAACTGGCAAAATAGTTGGATACATATTCACCATAAAAGGAACTATAGATTCATATGGAGCTATTGATCTTAGCAACAAAGCTTCATTAGCATTCTTACAAAAGCATTTAG gacttcagaaagaCTTTGATCAGTGGGACTATTTGATTGAAGGGGAAGATAAAAATCTTATTCCAGGTATCAACACTGACACAACCAACAGGACTCTACAAAACTCTACAGGAATAAGGAAATAG